One genomic region from Flavobacterium lindanitolerans encodes:
- a CDS encoding T9SS type A sorting domain-containing protein, producing the protein MNTALHKRFIVPFLFIIFLLYPVSDYAEILGWDANNNGGGFGVSPWTPSTRNANLQTSGLVRGSGISTSGSAAGGCWGGSGGWSTSQSDSNSFYFTFQAAAGYKVSLSSISTATRRSNSGPSGCIVYYSVGGGPFTSVATWSTSSTSGTTGTPNSVSLSGISALQNIAAGVVVKFRIIPQGSTGNYYLTGGTNSLKIDGSVTAAVNPLITPSTTSLASFGDVMVGNSSSATSFTFNGAGLTEDVSILAPAGFEISTDGINWYPGTDISPVGGTLNNVQIWVRFSPTTVGTASGNIILSSTGATNKTVAVTGNGIPAVSSIVVDDEPYGPYCNGTDTTFDLDFTPAGSFNSTNFYAQLSNTDGTFPTTPTNIVGVSATSPITVIIPADTPPGSNYRVRVYNDDPLTFSNNDNGHNITITGAATLSGVTQSNILCDGGATTINLSGLIPESTSSISYAINNGTAQNIAGIIADISGNASFTISLPYSNNGHSLVIGTIERTDISSCPNALTANNSVVLAVNPSPTVTAVSTTPLCATNGNAVISLTGLIANSTSEITYTIAGGTAVTVSGITANASGEAGFEVAVSTVENGRTLDITSIKRTDVTPDCESVISDISTILVINSRPTAAISGDQSVCQGSASSELNIALTGTAPWNLTYTDGTSTFPITNIQTSPYTFTVTANETKTYTVTAVEDANCIAQSADISGSATITVIEAGNGGTITGNSTVCFGTNNGTLTLENHVGTIIKWQSSTVADFSGTVTDIENTAATLNYTNLSETAYYRAVVQNAPCTEIYSTIATITVNQTEAPTTAPQTFCNAATVADLQPNTAGIQWYDAPNGGTALSLTQPLTNGDYYATMTVDGCESTRTLTSVTINTVTPPTTTAQTFCNTATVADLQPNTVGIQWYDAPNGGTALSLTQPLTNADYYATMTVDGCESARTLTSVTINMVAAPNGSENQNFTEGETLADLEVTGTNLEWYATETAAEAGTPVLDSNEPLVDGTTYYAVQTVGECSSSPLAVTVSIVLGNPEFDLTTLKAYPNPVTDLLNVSYSENILAVEIFNLIGQKIMDKTVNNTLVTINLSDIETGTYLVRVSSGKAQKTFRILKK; encoded by the coding sequence ATGAATACAGCTTTACACAAAAGATTCATTGTCCCTTTTCTTTTTATTATTTTCCTGCTCTATCCCGTTTCAGATTATGCCGAGATTCTTGGCTGGGATGCTAACAATAACGGTGGTGGATTTGGCGTCAGCCCCTGGACACCTTCTACACGAAATGCCAATTTGCAAACTTCAGGACTTGTCAGAGGTTCAGGTATTTCAACCAGTGGTAGTGCAGCAGGTGGATGCTGGGGAGGTTCCGGAGGATGGTCAACATCCCAATCCGATTCTAACAGCTTTTATTTTACTTTTCAGGCAGCTGCCGGATATAAAGTCAGCCTGAGCTCTATTTCTACCGCAACCCGAAGGTCCAATTCGGGGCCATCAGGATGTATAGTTTATTATTCTGTTGGCGGCGGTCCTTTTACCAGTGTAGCCACCTGGTCCACCTCATCTACAAGCGGTACGACAGGAACGCCTAATTCAGTTTCCTTATCGGGAATCAGCGCTTTGCAAAATATTGCCGCAGGAGTTGTCGTTAAATTCCGGATAATCCCTCAAGGCTCAACAGGAAACTATTACCTGACAGGCGGAACCAACTCTTTAAAAATAGACGGCAGTGTTACTGCCGCTGTCAATCCTTTAATTACTCCTTCTACTACTTCACTGGCTTCTTTTGGCGATGTTATGGTAGGAAACAGCTCATCTGCAACCAGCTTTACATTTAACGGTGCCGGACTTACGGAAGATGTAAGTATTCTGGCTCCGGCAGGATTTGAAATCAGCACAGATGGCATTAACTGGTATCCCGGTACAGACATCAGTCCGGTTGGCGGCACATTAAATAACGTACAGATTTGGGTACGTTTCAGTCCCACAACTGTAGGAACGGCCTCCGGAAATATTATACTCTCATCAACAGGAGCAACCAACAAAACGGTTGCGGTTACCGGAAATGGCATCCCGGCTGTAAGTTCTATTGTAGTTGATGATGAACCTTACGGCCCTTACTGTAATGGAACCGATACTACTTTTGATTTGGATTTTACACCGGCCGGAAGTTTCAACAGTACTAATTTTTATGCGCAGCTCTCTAATACTGACGGTACCTTTCCAACAACACCAACCAATATTGTCGGAGTATCTGCCACCAGTCCAATCACCGTGATAATTCCTGCCGATACGCCTCCAGGCTCAAATTATAGAGTAAGAGTTTATAATGACGACCCGCTGACTTTCAGTAATAATGATAACGGACATAATATTACAATTACAGGAGCAGCAACGCTTTCCGGAGTTACGCAATCCAACATTTTGTGCGACGGAGGTGCGACTACAATCAACCTAAGCGGCCTGATCCCTGAATCAACCTCTTCTATCAGCTACGCAATTAATAATGGCACTGCGCAAAACATTGCAGGTATTATTGCAGACATTAGCGGTAATGCCAGCTTCACCATAAGTCTTCCTTACAGCAATAACGGACATTCTTTAGTTATAGGAACTATCGAAAGAACTGATATTTCGTCCTGTCCGAATGCGCTTACTGCAAACAATTCTGTTGTATTGGCTGTAAATCCTTCCCCAACAGTAACTGCTGTAAGCACTACTCCCTTATGTGCAACCAATGGCAATGCTGTTATCAGCCTGACCGGATTGATTGCCAACAGTACTTCAGAGATTACTTATACGATTGCGGGAGGTACAGCCGTAACAGTTTCGGGAATTACTGCTAATGCTTCCGGAGAAGCTGGTTTTGAAGTAGCCGTTTCGACTGTAGAAAATGGCCGGACATTAGACATAACTTCGATTAAACGAACAGATGTAACTCCAGATTGCGAAAGTGTGATTAGCGACATAAGCACCATTTTGGTTATCAACTCCAGACCAACAGCAGCAATAAGTGGTGACCAGTCCGTTTGCCAGGGTTCGGCTTCTTCTGAACTTAACATTGCTTTGACGGGAACAGCCCCATGGAATCTAACCTATACCGATGGAACTTCAACTTTTCCAATTACCAATATCCAAACATCGCCTTATACTTTTACGGTTACTGCTAATGAGACAAAAACCTATACGGTAACTGCCGTAGAAGACGCCAATTGTATTGCACAATCTGCTGACATAAGCGGAAGCGCTACCATTACTGTCATAGAAGCAGGCAATGGAGGAACTATAACCGGAAATTCAACTGTATGCTTCGGAACCAACAACGGAACACTTACTTTGGAAAATCATGTAGGAACTATTATAAAATGGCAATCTTCTACCGTTGCAGACTTTAGCGGTACTGTTACCGATATTGAAAATACGGCCGCAACTCTTAACTATACAAATCTTTCAGAAACCGCATATTACCGTGCTGTTGTGCAAAACGCTCCGTGTACGGAAATTTATTCCACTATTGCGACAATTACGGTTAACCAAACCGAAGCTCCAACCACTGCTCCACAAACTTTTTGCAATGCCGCAACTGTTGCCGACTTACAGCCAAACACTGCCGGAATCCAATGGTATGATGCTCCAAACGGAGGAACTGCTCTTTCGTTGACACAACCACTGACCAATGGTGATTACTATGCTACTATGACAGTTGACGGATGCGAAAGTACCCGTACGCTAACATCTGTTACAATAAATACGGTTACGCCACCGACCACAACAGCACAGACTTTCTGTAATACCGCAACTGTTGCCGACTTACAGCCAAATACTGTTGGAATCCAATGGTATGATGCACCAAACGGAGGAACTGCTCTTTCGTTGACACAGCCACTGACCAATGCCGATTATTACGCTACCATGACAGTTGACGGATGCGAAAGTGCCCGTACGCTAACATCTGTTACGATAAATATGGTTGCGGCACCAAACGGTTCTGAAAACCAGAATTTCACAGAAGGTGAAACATTGGCGGATCTTGAAGTTACCGGAACAAATCTGGAATGGTATGCTACAGAAACGGCAGCCGAAGCCGGAACACCTGTACTGGATTCCAATGAACCTCTTGTTGACGGTACGACTTACTATGCCGTACAAACAGTTGGCGAATGTAGCAGCAGTCCATTGGCGGTAACCGTTTCAATAGTATTGGGCAATCCTGAATTTGACTTAACAACGCTCAAGGCCTATCCGAATCCGGTAACTGATTTATTAAACGTTTCCTATTCCGAAAACATTCTTGCTGTTGAAATTTTTAATCTGATTGGACAAAAAATAATGGATAAGACCGTAAACAATACACTGGTAACCATCAACTTATCAGATATCGAAACCGGAACCTATCTCGTCAGAGTTAGCTCTGGAAAAGCACAGAAAACTTTCCGAATCTTAAAAAAATAA
- a CDS encoding gliding motility-associated C-terminal domain-containing protein, which yields MKLQKLKHFLIIAVLALFSYQDAFSQCFQIESILVDACGVQEGLNEMVRFKVGNTAINTSNMSVSWPNNPWQGLIRNSVTAAKVATLNADILDAGGCGQLIEPTGGVLPANASVILVTSHNFDTDLNSFGALTDNVYIIFQNNPTTVSGHFANSGTGIRTLTISFGSCSDTVSYDRALLIDTNGATVPADGAIVQYTPAGTATYINNGCSAPVPPFTVDAGPATMSACAGTTISLNGIAQGYQSVRWSAVSGTFSTATNLSTTYTSSASQAGTVVVITLTATNSCGLEIRDTINLTLTNSTTPNFPTTLSLCTGSTAPVLNTTSPNGISGTWNPAVVSNTASGNYVFTPNAGQCASNITLSVTVSNSITPNFPAAISICTGSTAPVLNTTSPNGISGTWNPAVVSNTASGNYVFTPNAGQCATNMTLNVTVSNSITPNFPTTLSICTGSTAPVLNATSPNGITGTWNPAVVSNTASGSYVFTPNAGQCATNMTLNVTVTNGITPNFPTTLSICTGSTAPVLNATSPNGITGTWNPAVVSNTASGSYVFTPNAGQCVTNMTLNVTVTNGITPNFPNTLSICTGSTAPVLNATSPNGITGTWNPAVVSNTASGSYVFTPNAGQCSTNMTLNVTVTNGITPNFPTALSICTGSTAPLLNATSPNGITGTWNPAVVSNTASGSYVFTPNAGQCGTSTTLNVTVTNSIIPDFATELALCNGDGAPALATTSPNGITGTWNPAIINNTTSGSYVFTPNAGQCASNVTLNVTVGQLDFKVDNGCEGGNYRLTVVPISDFDSNDVDYEWKNNQGVRVGTDSSLNVTELLNSTPVEEEFPITYTVQVTTAQGCTLTREETVYGIFCSIPKGISPNNDNKNDEFDLSGLGVKELTIFNRYGVKVYGYKNYTNQWKGQSDDGKELPDATYYYAISKSDGQTVTGWVYLNRQR from the coding sequence ATGAAATTACAAAAGCTCAAACATTTCCTTATTATTGCTGTTCTGGCTCTTTTCTCTTATCAAGACGCTTTCTCCCAATGTTTCCAAATCGAAAGTATACTGGTTGACGCTTGTGGCGTACAGGAAGGATTGAATGAAATGGTACGATTTAAAGTAGGCAATACTGCTATAAATACAAGTAATATGAGCGTGTCATGGCCAAACAATCCATGGCAGGGACTTATACGAAACTCTGTCACCGCTGCAAAAGTAGCTACTCTTAATGCTGATATTCTGGATGCCGGCGGATGTGGCCAGTTAATCGAGCCTACAGGAGGTGTTCTTCCGGCCAATGCCAGTGTAATTTTGGTCACCAGCCATAATTTTGATACCGACCTGAATTCATTTGGAGCTTTAACTGATAACGTTTATATCATTTTTCAAAATAACCCGACTACAGTGTCAGGGCATTTTGCCAACTCAGGAACCGGAATCAGAACATTGACTATTTCTTTTGGTTCCTGCTCTGATACCGTTTCCTATGACCGTGCCCTGCTAATTGACACCAATGGTGCTACTGTTCCTGCAGATGGCGCAATAGTGCAATACACTCCGGCAGGAACTGCAACCTATATCAACAATGGCTGTTCTGCTCCTGTTCCTCCATTTACTGTTGATGCCGGACCTGCTACTATGTCGGCTTGTGCCGGAACTACAATTTCTTTGAACGGAATTGCGCAGGGATATCAATCAGTAAGATGGTCGGCTGTAAGCGGTACGTTTTCAACGGCAACCAATCTGTCAACCACCTATACTTCAAGCGCTTCACAGGCAGGAACCGTTGTTGTTATTACCCTAACTGCTACCAACAGTTGTGGCCTGGAGATAAGAGACACTATTAATCTTACCTTAACTAACAGTACTACGCCTAACTTCCCTACTACACTTTCCTTGTGCACAGGAAGTACGGCTCCGGTATTGAACACTACTTCCCCGAACGGAATTTCCGGAACATGGAATCCGGCTGTTGTGAGCAATACGGCAAGCGGAAATTATGTATTCACTCCTAATGCAGGACAATGTGCCTCAAATATAACTTTGAGCGTAACCGTATCTAACAGCATCACGCCTAATTTCCCAGCTGCAATTTCAATATGTACCGGAAGTACGGCTCCGGTATTAAACACTACTTCACCAAACGGAATTTCCGGAACATGGAATCCGGCTGTTGTGAGCAATACGGCAAGCGGAAATTATGTATTTACACCCAATGCCGGGCAATGTGCCACAAATATGACTTTAAATGTAACGGTTTCTAATAGTATCACGCCAAACTTCCCTACCACACTTTCAATCTGTACCGGAAGCACAGCACCGGTTTTAAATGCTACTTCACCCAACGGAATCACAGGAACGTGGAATCCGGCGGTTGTGAGCAATACGGCAAGCGGAAGCTATGTATTTACACCCAATGCAGGGCAATGTGCCACAAATATGACTTTGAACGTAACTGTAACCAACGGAATCACGCCAAACTTCCCTACCACACTTTCAATCTGTACCGGAAGCACAGCACCGGTTTTAAATGCTACTTCACCCAACGGAATCACAGGAACGTGGAATCCGGCGGTTGTGAGCAATACGGCAAGCGGAAGTTATGTATTTACGCCCAATGCAGGGCAATGTGTCACAAATATGACTTTGAACGTAACTGTAACCAACGGAATCACGCCAAACTTTCCTAACACACTTTCAATCTGTACCGGAAGCACAGCACCGGTTTTAAATGCTACTTCACCCAACGGAATCACAGGAACATGGAATCCGGCGGTTGTGAGCAATACGGCAAGCGGAAGCTATGTATTTACACCCAATGCAGGGCAATGTTCCACAAATATGACTTTGAACGTGACTGTAACTAACGGAATCACGCCAAACTTTCCTACCGCACTTTCAATCTGTACCGGAAGTACGGCTCCGCTATTGAACGCTACTTCACCCAACGGAATTACAGGAACGTGGAATCCGGCGGTTGTGAGCAATACGGCAAGCGGAAGCTATGTCTTTACACCAAATGCCGGGCAATGTGGAACAAGTACGACTTTAAATGTAACCGTTACGAATAGCATTATCCCGGATTTTGCAACAGAATTGGCATTATGCAACGGAGATGGCGCGCCAGCATTGGCTACTACCTCACCAAATGGAATCACAGGAACCTGGAATCCGGCCATTATAAACAATACCACAAGCGGAAGTTATGTATTTACTCCAAATGCCGGACAATGTGCTTCAAACGTGACATTAAACGTAACAGTAGGACAACTTGATTTTAAAGTAGATAACGGATGCGAAGGCGGAAACTATAGGCTGACCGTTGTTCCAATTTCTGATTTTGATAGTAATGATGTTGATTACGAATGGAAAAATAATCAGGGCGTCAGAGTAGGAACCGATTCCAGCCTGAACGTAACCGAACTGCTGAACTCTACTCCTGTTGAAGAAGAATTCCCTATAACTTATACAGTACAGGTGACCACTGCACAAGGATGTACCTTAACCAGAGAAGAAACCGTATACGGTATTTTCTGCAGCATACCAAAAGGAATATCTCCTAACAACGACAATAAAAATGATGAATTTGACCTTAGCGGATTAGGTGTAAAAGAACTGACCATTTTCAACCGATATGGTGTTAAAGTATACGGATACAAAAATTATACAAACCAATGGAAAGGACAATCTGATGATGGAAAAGAACTTCCGGATGCAACCTACTATTATGCCATTTCCAAAAGCGACGGACAAACAGTAACCGGATGGGTTTACCTCAACAGACAACGATAA